The Neofelis nebulosa isolate mNeoNeb1 chromosome 1, mNeoNeb1.pri, whole genome shotgun sequence sequence aaacaggctGTTTCCAACCAAGGGACAGTCTATAAAATACCTAGCCAATGCCCCTCAAAACTGCCAGGCCATCAAACACAGGGGAAGTGTGAGAGGCTGTCACATccaagaggagcctaagaagACACAGTGACCACATGTAACATGGTATCCTAGCTGGGGTTGTGGAAGAGAAAACGGACATagttaaaaactaaagaaatcggAGTAAGTCACGGACTTTAGTAAGTGAGAAAACATCAGTATTAGCTCATTCATTGTAACCATACTAATGTGAGACATTAACAATAGGAAAACAGGGGTGGGGTACCTGGGAACTCTCTGTGCTATCTGCAATTTCTCTATAAGTcgaaagctattttaaaataacgttttttcaggatttctcttttttttaatgtttatttttgagagagagcgagacagcgtgagcaggagaggggagagagaggagtggggggacagaggatctgaggccagctccatgctggcagcagagagcctgatgtggggctccaactcatgaggccgtgagaccatgacctgagccaaagtcagatgcttaatagaatgagccacccaggcgcccccagttttgagtttttaaaaagtgagatgtCAGTACTTATTTCTTGACAAATCTCAAACTTGGTGCTCTGccagctctcccctcctcctcctcctcctcctcctcctcccccgtcccttccctccttcctccccctacccccttctctGGAATTTGGAAAATTCCCGggcagaaaaacaagagaaataaagctGACCACCTACCCCTCACTGCTCCTTACTGTGAAGCCAGAGGAAGTCAGAGCAGAGGTCATGTGACAAGTAACCTCAGTCTCCCCAAGGAAATCAGCCATTAACATGAACTGATCCTCGTACCAGGTCCCCAAAGACCCTCTCCCATACAAACCTTGTGCCTGAAATAACTTATTTAATGGCCACTGTCCACATTTGAACATTAGCCACTGTCCCTGATCAATATCTAGCCTCGGCCTCCCCTGTGCACCTGActtgctgtttttttctcttctaggtTATTGACTCTGAGTTCTCAcacttccatttcttcctcctcttagAATACAAGATCCACTAAGGAAGGCTGTCTTTTCCTTCAAACCTGCCCTAAACGTTTTTATCCTCAAACTTCGAATTTACCACCTGAAGCCTTCCTATCTATTCTCTGGAAACATCTAAAATGAGCCTGTGGGAGCATTTAACGTAAAAATATCACTAAAACATTTAATATCTATGTCAACgatgagaaaaatagaatttgacaGTCTCCCAAAAGGTTAAGCCTGAGAACAAACGATGGGAtgtttttcagtttcaaaataatCTGAAGTGGTTTGTTTTAACCTTGTAGACCGCGTTTTAGAAGAGGCCCTAAAACGCTTGTGTGCCGATAACTCAGCTGGAGAGCAAGAGACTTCAGCTGCAGTGGCCTCTCTTGCCCTGCCAGGGGTCCAGAAATGTTTGAgactggggcggtggggggggacgCATTGGttcaaaatatgacaaaataactCCAAGATGGAAATTGTGAATAATTtcaaaaccacatttaaaaaaattacatttggggcgcctgggtggcgcagtcggttgagcgtccgacttcagccaggtcacgatctcacagtccgtgagttcgagccccgcgtcgggctgtgggctgatggctcagagcctggagcctgtttccgattctgtgtctccctctctctctgtccctcccccgttcatgctctgtctctctctgtcccaaaaataaataaacgttgaaaaaaattttaataaaaaaattacatttaagagGACATGAGAGCTACTTTATACGTTTGATGTGATGTGTGACAGGACAACGCATGAAAGAGTAGCGTAGGGTCTGCAAAGGTTTAAAACAGCCCAGGCTCTGGAAAGGGTTGCTTTTTGTCAGCTCCCAGGACTTCAGATGGGCTCTCACTCGTGACCCCCAAGCCAGGGTTTCATCATTTCCCAAAAGCCGAACAGAGAAAATGCTTTCTGTTTTTCCAATCGAAAGTCCACACATCCTATCATTTTCTAAATGAGATGCGTTTGATCAACAAAATTATTCCAAATTTGAGCTCCGGGGAAGCTCAGTAAAAAAGGAGATTTGTGTGGAAAAGCCCCCTGTGTAGTGGAGGAGGGTCATGTCCAGGGattgaggggagggaaggggctttGGAGCTGGCAGTTCAGGAGCTCCCACCCTGCCCGGGGCCCTGAGCATCCACGAATCAGTCCAGAGCCTCACCCAGCCTCAGCCAGATCAGGCCCTGCCGATCGATCCAGAAATGTTCACACGTGAGCACATAAGGTGGTCAATGACCGGTCATTCTTTCCAGGACGCCCCCAAGcctccccttctgccccccaCAGCCACAACTAGAACTCAACACGCCTCACATCAGTTCAGCCTGTGTCTTTCAAGCATCGTTTAACTGCGGGCCTAATACACCTAAACACACGCTTCTTataaaaaccaagaaatataCAAAGTGAAAACATTGAAAGCTGTCCCCAAAGCTCACTCTTTTCCCTAGAGATACTACTGTTTTTACCAGGGTGGGCATTTCCCCACATCTTTTTCTATGACGTTACATAAGAAACATAGAATCCCTGTATTGTTTTAAATACGagggatcggggcgcctgggtggctcagtcggttaagcgtccgacttcagctcaggtcacgatctcacggtccgtgagttcgagccccgcgtcgggctctgggctgatggctcggagcctggagcctgcttccgattctgtgtctccctctctctctgcccctcccccgttcatgctctgtctctgtgtcaaaaataaaataaacgttaaaataaataaataaataaataaataaataaataaataaatacgagGGATCGTATCATCCATATAATTTCGTAACTTGCTTCTCCCCTTCGTGAAAACCCTTCTGTCACAGTGCATATGGatccactttctttttaattaccaCGCCCCACGGACATCCTACATCTTCGTTATGCGTTCCCCTCTCACGGGACCCTTAGGTTGCCTTTGGCAGGTTCTTACAAGCAGGGGTGCGCCCTTCACACGGGCATCCCTGAGCACGTAGGTGAGGATGGATGTAAGCCAGGCTCCCAGAAGTGGAACTGTTAGATCAGACCGTGTGCATGTTGTAAGTTTGGTTGCTATTACCAGCTTCCCCTTCCCATCAGCCATATCAGTTCACACTCCTGTGAGCAGAGCAGGAAACTGCCTGttggccagcccagcccagatGTTCTGCTACCCCGCTGATGGAACCTCGTCCCGGCGCGACATTCTAAATTGCATGAGCCAACAAGGAGGCTTTAATTTCAATATGGGTGCAATGGGTTCTTACTCAAAATGCCATTAAAATTTGCTTTTGCCTTGAAAGTATTACGGCCAAGCTTTTTAGACCAACTGTCACCTTATTGCCCCTGGTCCCCTCTCAGAGCAGATTCTCTTTAATCTTCCCCTGTAACCGAAGCGCTATTTTATGGTGACCCCACCATCAagctaggaaaaacccacagctgttTTTGGCAGAATTAACGTGGCgctctctcctgcccccccaccccccagttaaACAGCCAACAGCGATGTGTGTTAAAGCAGCATCTTACAAATGGGACTGGACATTATCTAAATTACAGTCAACATGTTTATGATGCTAAATACATCTGACCTAAAAACTGAGTCTCAAAACAGCATGCATGCGGCTAGATAATCTCAGAACACATTGGTGACATTTGGTTGACATTTCCTCTCCCGTGTGAAAGGGCTGGTCACCCACTATCCGTGCACATCGTTGCGAGAGAGAGTCCGAGCTTGCCGTTTAAAGACCGTTCCAATTATTTTTCTGCGCTTGTGTCCTTGACGGAGAAACCTAACTCAGTAGAGATCAGCCCTTATAACTTTAGCAGGCTCAACCCTTAAGTAAAAATTAAGGTGTGTGGATAAGCAGTTACCTAAGCCTTTTCGTAAAGTTATTCGTTCACTGAAAAAGTATATTAACTCAGatgcctcctgtgtgccaggctaTGCTGGGCACTGAGAATAGAGGGTTGAAAAGGACACAGTCTGTGCCTCCAGGAGCTGCCCTGAGAAACAGGAGACACGACAGCACACGACAGAATGCGTGCCCTGTTGCAGGACACCAGCCTGGGGATGGAAGGCCAGAGAAGGATTCCCAGTCAGGCTGACACCTGAGATGAGGCTCCAACGGATGAAGACGACAGGAGAAAGGGTGTCCCCATTGTAGGAAGAGCAAAGGGGTGCCATCAGAGTCTATTTGAGAGCCGTAAACAGGTACATAGGGCTGCAGGGAGGATGTGAAGGAGGGGTTTGTATGCATGCCCGACAATTATCACCAGACCACCTGGTTAACCCTCCAGATGCACTGGAAGGGGGCTTCTGCAGAGGGTGGAGACCACCCCAAAGCAATGAATTTGACAGCCTGTGGGGCCCAGATTCAATCCTGCCCcctcatttactagctgtgtggggcgcctgggtggctcagtcggttgagcttccaactttggctcaggtcatgatctcgccgtctgcgagttcgagccctgcgtcgggctctatgtggacagctcagagcctggagctgcttgggattctgtgtctccctctctgcccctcccccgctcatgctctgtctctccctgtctcaaaaataaacattaaaaaaaaagtttactagctgtgtgaccttcgaCACATTGCATGCCCTCTCTGAATACTTGTTATTTTGCCCTGTAAAGTGGGGACGACGATACTGGTGCCCACCTCCCAGGATGGCTGTGAGGACAGAATGAGACGATGAATGGACAGTGCTTGGCATGATACGGGCAGATGGTTACCGGCACTCAATAGAATGAAGCTATGGGCACCGCCTGGAaaaagccattttctttcttcatacattttacttttaaaacattctacTTCTAACTCCTCAAAGATTGGGACGGCGTCGGGTTCATTTCTAGCATCTGGCACATGACCTGAATCACAGACAGCGCTCAAAAAATGTTACTGATAGCAAGTAGCATCAATTACATACAaaacactctgtgtgtgtgtgtgtgtgtgtgtgtgtgtgtgtgtgtgcacgtgtcaTGTCAGACATCAGGGAATTGCAAGCCTCAAAGACCACATGGAGATGAGAGACCAAAGACATTAGAGAGAGACTGGCAGACCTACACGTCTGTACCAACCCCCCCACCGAAATAAATTTCACTAAACGTGTGGCTCCAATATCCTGTTTGGAcatgttcattctttcattcaacaaaggCTTACTGGGCAAATCCTGTAAGCCAGACAGTGAGCTGGGTGCTTAGAAATAtttagagaaagggaaagaaaatcaaacagCTTTTGCTCTCAAAATGCTCATCATCTAGGGAGAAAGATAGGGAAGCAAGGAGATTATTTCATTACAGCAAGGTAAGCCCttggaaagaaataagagaagtaGAGGCAAGAAGAAGGTGGCAAAGAAGGCCTTCTGCAAGTGTGTCCCACTGTGTCTTAAAAGATTGGTAGGATCAGGCAGACAAAAGCAGCAGGGAAGGGTGTtctgggcagaaggaacagcctgtgcaaaggcataaaagacaagaaaggactTTGCACACGACACAGACTGTATACAAAGTCTGGAATGTCTGTAGGAACAGTGTTAGTGGGGTAATGGCAGTAGATGAGGGATCAGAGGCCACCAGGGGCGTGACCACGACAGGCTTTGCACGAGCTTGACTGTTTTTGCCTGCAAGTAATTGGGAGTCATTGAAAAATATTAAGCAAGGGCATAACACagtcttatttacattttataaatgtcacTCTAACGGCCAAGAGAATGGAAGTTTGGGAAATGCGTCATGGGAAACCCACCAGACCCCTGTTTTGTCCATGATGGATCTCACATCTAGTATTGTCAAGCCAAAATCATATCTCAGAAATCATCTCTTCAAACCCCGTTatcacagagatgaaaacacTTATTTTCAAGGGCTGTAGTTTATCCGAActacttatcttttaaaaaatttatttatttatctattttgagagagagagggtgcacatgggaggggcagggagggagagagagagagagagagagagagagagagagggagagagagagaatcccaagcaggctccaagctgtcagtgcagagctagatgtggggctcgaactcatgaaccgtgagatcatgatctgagctgaaatcaagagtgggtcgcttaatggactgagccatctaggcgcccctaaaattttttttaaatgaaataaaaaaaactctgCCCCTCAATTCAGTCCTCCTAGGTCCCACTACCACCTGCCACTTTGCTAGCGTTTCTGCTAGGTGGGGTCACTTCTGCGGACAGAATTCAGGGAAATTCCTCGTTGGTGGCTAAAAACGTTTACCAATTTTGAGAACTAGTAGGATATCTCTTCCATGAGCAcgaaaaaagaatttaagtggTTTTGTACATGGTCGCATAGTGATTAAAAAGTTAAACCCTTTTAAACCAGAGATTATTCTTGAGCTTCTAATACTATTTAAATTACAACTCCCAAATCTTGAATGATGTAACAGTCTAAAGTCcaaatgctgctttttttttttttaattctatacatCACATGGAAGTTACTTAACATGACAGAAGGCAAGATGACTAGATTGGCCTGGTAACAAAATCTCAGGGGGGTTCTCTGTGCTATAATACTCGCCATCCCTCAAtcctctataaaaataaatgatatcagGTTTCCATCCAGGAAATCTCAAAGAAATCCACAGAGGTGCATCTAATCTATATAATGCTACAATCTCGTGATCCACTGGGTTCGTTCCTTCAAATGACCACAGTAACCAGATCCTGCAGAGGACCAGGTCCTAGTTTTAACAGCCCAGAGGCAACCAGCCATCAGCTCATTATTTCTGTAACAAATTTTGCAAGGTAAGTCGGTCTCATAGACTGAAACATCATGGATAAAGGTTTCTTAAGTCAGTATCTCATGATAAATTAAGGCAGTTGTCTTAACCACGCAGATATTAACAGCTGCCTGCTTCTGGAATACCAGAGAACCACAGCAAACTAGAATAGTGTCTGGGAAAATCCCAAACCACAAGTACATTTCCATTTGCTTCGAGCAAACATGcaagaagacaaatgaaaagcAGGTCCATTATTACCAATGCAATAAATGTCATCATCAACTCCTTCAAATTAGAAATCCCGTAAAGAACCAGTGAGCCCAACATTTCACTGCTCTGGACCCTTATGGACATTACTAGCTTCATTTAAACCCTCACGAGAGCCTGCGTATTTATTTCCATGCCAGAAATGGGtgaacaggctcagagaggtacagACAGCTGTTTActgtcacacagcttgtaagtggtAGCTGCAAGGTGAACCCTTGTCTGTCAGAAACAAAGCCTGTGTTTTCTGCATTCCAGGCCCCTGTCCGTGAACTGGCTCCAAGGGGGTGGAATGATCGAGGTGAAATGCTACTGGAACAAGCTGGGGCGGGAGTCACGtcggagcacccccccccccccgggagtgGAGAATTCAGAAAGTCCCTGAAGCTGGATTACATATCGATTTGCTTTCGGGGGTCGATCCCTCCACTGAAGAAGCTGATGCACAGGTTTTGTTCCTCCTGGATAATAAATCAGGGCAAGGAAGCCTCGGAGACTGTGCCTGCGTAGGTCCCAAGAGAAACCAGTGACTTTGCCACACACCCACTGGAGCCCCGTGCTCAGTCCCCCTTCCATAAGACTTCCTGTTGTTCCATCACCAGCAAAAGTCCTGCCTCTGTGTGACCAGGAAAGGCATCTTCttttagaaagaaagggagaaagcacGCCTTTTCTCAACTGCCTCTATCTTGCTAAAGTATTTCACGTACAGTTAGCATTACTAAGCCTTAagctaaaaatgaaatgaaaatcatcAAGTGATTTCACTTTTATGGTTGTACAGGAAATTCTCTGATTCTGCCAGGGGAACCAATGCATCATAAGATACTTCCATCAATCCTGCGTGCCAGGAACCCAAAGTACTGTCTCATCCACGGTGTACTGAATTTTACAGTTCTTTAATACCGTTTCTAGACATGTCATGTCTTTTTCGCTCTGCCGAGGAAATAAACAGTGATGGCTTTTGTGCCATGTTCCAGTGGTTGGACAACGACAACCCTGAGTGTCACAGTTGGTGCTGCCAGACTATTCATTAAGGAACAGAATCAAACTGCAAAGAATAAAGATATCCAGAAagccaggaagcagagagaagaggcaTCATGCTTCATGGTGTTTATTCTAGATATGTTCATTATATGCCAAAGCCTGGGGAAGGcaaatatggaatttaaaaagagaCCATCTGTTGTGTGATGTTCCAAATTATAAACTTAACCCTTAATTTCTACATTCCCCTGCTGTTCAGGCGTTCTCCTTCTTCCGGATGAAAAAAACTAAGCAGGTTAAGCAGGATTGAGGGATATGCCCTGTAAGGTATTTTGATAAGCCCAACATCACAACCTGTGTATTTCCTCCAGAAAGAAATTCTTGTTACGTTTTACTCTTAAAACAAGCACTACCCATAAATACAGTGGTTGCCACATAAGCTGAGGGTCCACGTAACCCACAGAGAGCCACagttttttctgtgatttttatgttacttaacatctctgggcTCTTcgaaagaaaaaagcagagattTTAGAAAGCTTTCAAACCTGTGAAATGAAAAGTAGAGTAATCCCTCACGTGAGgagagtttctttttaaaaaatgttttatgacagaaaaaaaaacaccctgagAGTATATAGTCGAAATCAAAAACACTTCCTGTTTAAATATTCAAAGGCAACATGTGACATACGTAACAGGagaaatttccattaaaaagaaaaacaaaagtaaggtTATCCTCAAAAATGCTCATGTTTTCTTGCTTGTAGGTCTGAAGGAgcctagtttttaaaatacatttaacaaacACGACACAGCCCATTCAGGGTTGATTTGagttcacaaaataattttattatatgtaagaaAGCATACAGGcaataaaaggaagaaacattCACAATGCATAAATAACACGGACCTGATGCAGGAGATACTTTTCAGTCAATTTATTTCTTGTGACCCATTTCATCTAAATGTTAAGTAAATTGCTTGTCAACAATACTTtgtaaacatttcaaagaaatccTGTTGAAACGCCCCACGTGAATGAGTATCTGGCAAGAGAGACTCTATACTGATACTTTATACAGTTGAGATGATGAGATAAGAACTTGattctgaagcacagagaaggagcTAGCATTTGTCAAGAGATACTGATGGCTTTGGGGCACTTAACACACCCACCCAGAAGGGGTCTCCTGTTTTTTCCACCCAGAGAAGTGTCTAACTCGAGGATGATAATGAGGCACTATTCGTTAGTTAGTACACTATTAACATCTagactaggaaagaaaaaaaatcaattcgaATTTCAGATTAAAGCACTACCAAAAGTCACCCCACTGAGTGGTGCGCTTTGACCTGGTAAGACGGAAATGCAGGATTTGACCTTTGTCCATTGGTGCGACTGTTGTCACGCAAGAGTTAAGGAAACCTACTGTCTTCACTACACATGTTTAACCAGGACAGCAATTTGTTTGGTTCGGAAAAGCTATCTGacatggaaatgagaaaagacacagagggccaattattttacataaatacaaAGTGGCACATACTTTTTATTACCACCTAAGCTCATGAGTTTCAAGTCAGGTTCTTCTTAAGCTGGcttttattaaagatatttaCAGAACTGCAAATCATTCTCCTGCGAAAGTCTCTGTCATTAAAAAACATCTGAACACAGTAGTAGCTATgcctttttaagtttttcagaaTCTTTCCAGAAAAACATCCACGGCATTTGTCAGTTCtcccctcttatttatttatgcccATGAACTTTAAGGAATTATCACAACTTCATTTCCTATCAGTCTTTGCTGTGTTGCTGGAAGTGATACACGGGCATTTAGCATCTCAGagagtttgtgtgtttatttcactGGCCAATAAGGTACTACTTAGATGGACGAACAAGGTCTCAGATAACTCATAAGTTTATCCTATGACATATGATAAATATAGATTTattgtaataaattaaaaatacccacataatacaataaataaataaaaccagtatCAACAAAGCATCTCTCAagtctggagaaaaaaaaaatcccattcctACTGTAAGGCTTAATTatgtttcagaaataatttatgaAGGCATGCACCTACCTTTACAATCGGAAAACTTTGCTTGGACATCTGTTAGCACCTGTTTGTACACAGCAAACTCAacccttctcatttccttccatcCTGGAAAGGATTAATTTTCTAAATCGATGCCGTTCACTGTTGATTCTTTGCCCTATATTTTAAGTCCTAAGATAAGAATCAGTTTCTAAAAATAACTTTGGAGCCAAAGACATGTCCCTGTGAACGTTCACTTCACATATGTCCCTCTTTGATTCGCTACgaacaacacagaaaacacactggaatgtattttaaaacgTGGTTAGTTGTGTGTTGAGGGAAAGCAGCAGAGGGGGGCTTGCCTGACGTCTCAGGGCCTCACCGCACCTTAGTTTCCTAAGAACAAGCCACCGAAAGTCTCCTCCAGCTTTCGGGGTGAGCCTGTCTGGCAGGATTCATCTCAGAGCTCAGGTCGGATGCTGTCCATTTTGTGTGATGGGCTGAATCTTCTCTAGAGAGACATCAGTGTCATAGTCCAATATGACAGACAGGGCCGGGGACAGCTTCTCCAAGGGTCTGGCCATTCCACACGCCTCCTCCTTCTTCAGGTCCTGGGAGGAGCCCACCGCATGTGGGATCAGATAAACCAGATTGCAGTCCTTGGAAATGGAGCCTCGAGGCTCGTGATGGCTGGAAAACACCACAGCCCCATTGTTATTGATGCTAACTGTCTCTATGGCATTATTCGTGGTAGGGCAAAGTCTGTAGCATCCTAAGAGAGTTGAAAATGCCTTGCGAAAATCAGCATTAAAGGCATAAATGATGGGGTTCAAGGAGGAATTAGCCCACCCAAACCACACAAACACGTCGAAGGTGATGGAATCGATGCAGAAGGGCTTGGTCTCCCCAGACCCACAGAAGGGCACCATGCAGTTCAAGATGAAGAAAGGCAGCCAGCAGCACACAAACACCCCCATGATCACCGACAGGGTCTTCAGAACTTTAGTCTCTCTTTTGAAGGACATCTTAAAGGAGCTTTCTGGTTGAGAACACTCCGCGGGGTTTCCATTACCTGTAGTGGTCTGGCAATTCTTGGCATGGACGGCTGCCCTCTCCAGGGCTGAGATGCGCCGTATTTGTTTCTGGGCGATCCTATAGATCCTGGTGTAGGTGACAATCATGATGGCCACGGGGATATAGAAGCTTATCAGGGAGGACGAAATGGCGTATGTCCTGCTTAAGCTGGAATCACAGTTGTCCATGGTCTCACCTAGGGAAGTGGCATTCCCATCGGAGGGGCTTGTGGGTTTGGCCTTGTGCCAGCTGAGTTGCACTGGGATGAAGGAGATTAGTACCGACAAGGTCCATGCCACGCCGATCAGAATGAAGGCTGCTTTGGGGGTCATCTTCCTCTCATACCGGAAGGGGCTAGAGATGGCCCAATACCTGTCCACGCTGATCACACAGAGGTTGAGGATGGACGCAGTGGAGCACATGATGTCAAAGGCCACCCAGATGTTACAGAAGGACCCAAAGGGCCAGAAGCCAGCGATCTCCGCCACTGCTTTCCAGGGCATGACCAAAACAGCCACCAAGAGATCCGATACGGCCAAGGAGATGACAAAGAAGTTGGTCACCTTGGACCGCAGGTGTCGGAATCTGATGACAGCCGCACAGACCAGCGTGTTCCCCAGGAGCGTGGACAGGATgagcagagacaggaagcaggCTGTAAGGATGCGGAAGGAGAAGTCTCTCTCCACCACCAGCCCAGCCCCGTCCATGGTAGAGGTGTTCAGAGTCCTCATCTTGCTGAGGGGGTGCACGCGGGGGGCTCTGACACCCTCCAGTTCCTAAGCAGGGATGAGAGGTCAGTCAAACCTGCAGTTCTCACCCACTGGGCGGCCCCTCGCACAGCCCCACCGGCTCCCGGGGCCGCAGGACCTCACCAGCATCCCATCAGAGGGCTGCAACAATCGCGGGGCAGGAGCCTACCCTTGGCCACCCACGTCAGCCCCTTGGAAGGTCCTCCCTGCTCTCTAGAACTGTCTTCTGACTCCCTTGCTCCAGGTCACTGTTGCATTCACCAGCTGACCCTTCAGTTCCCAGTGGAAAGCACTGGCTTTTTAGCATATTCTAGGCTATCAATCCGGAGATTCCCAGGCCTCTGCGGATCTAGTCAATCGTGGTCACATTTTGGGGCGGTTGCCTCTCTGGTGGTGACAGAATTCTCCCCTCTCTGAGGTGCAGCTGAAAATACACGCCTCACTCCTCCAAGTCCCTGGCTCCACAGCAGCCCTCCATACGCCCTAGAAAGCAAAAAGAAGGCAAAGGTCGTTCGCCAAGCCTTGAGCAGATCGCAGCTTTACCCACATCAACCCCAATTCAACGCCGGGCGAGCCACCTACCTTGCCTCGAGGTTGTGTCTCCAAAAAGGCCCCCGGAGCTCCGAAAGCGGGCTTCGCTAGGCGCCGCAGCACCACAACGCCCAGGAGGCGCGCCGGAGTCCTGCCCGGCGCGCGCAGCCCGGGTCTGGCTTCTGATGCGCAAAAATCGCGGGGCAGGCTCGGAAAATGATCCCGGGCCAGGTCCCCCAGAGCCGGCGCTGCCCTACCTCTCCAGCGGCCAGAGATTGCTCAAGCCAATGACACTCGGGAAAAGGGCTGCCGGGCGTTCAGCTCCTCCTCGAGAGAGGGCACCTCCAAGACTAGTCACTTGGGCAGCTTCTCTTCCTCGCTGCCTTTCCCCCGGGGCCGAGCGCCCGGGCGCCCCTTGGGTGGCCTCCGGCCCCTCGAGGCAGGGCTCTGCGCCTCTCCACCGCACTGTCCGCTACCTCCCGGGAGCCCGTGGGAACATCAGGCGAAGAGAGCCGAGCTGGCACCGGAGGGCGCACGGGCCAGCCGGGTTCCCGCGGGGCACAGCCCACCTCGCCCCCgcgtcccctcccctgccctgggggCGGGCTTCGCTTGACAGGCAGAGTTGCGGGCGACAGCCTGCACGTGGTTCCCTGGGTGATGTCGCGGGCGAAACGGGGTGGGGAACGCCCAGGTGAGCGCTCGCACGCCCTGGGTTACCCGCCAACCCCCGGACCCCCGGACCCCCGAACAGCATGCGGCAGGGCCCGCGAGAGAGATCCCCGTGTTAGAACCTCAAGTAAGCCCGAGTCTCCAAAAAGCGCAGCTCGGCCGGACACCCACCGGGCACGACCCCAAGCCCTTCCCAAAGACCGACGCAAGCAGGGACCCTGCCCACTCTCCCACGCATACCAAACCCTGCAACAGCCCGCGTCCGTCCGACCTGCGTTTCCAAGTGTCCCCCAACCAGGGTGAGGGGTGCCCCGCCGGCGCCTGCACTCACCGTTCCGAGAGGGTTC is a genomic window containing:
- the DRD1 gene encoding D(1A) dopamine receptor, which encodes MRTLNTSTMDGAGLVVERDFSFRILTACFLSLLILSTLLGNTLVCAAVIRFRHLRSKVTNFFVISLAVSDLLVAVLVMPWKAVAEIAGFWPFGSFCNIWVAFDIMCSTASILNLCVISVDRYWAISSPFRYERKMTPKAAFILIGVAWTLSVLISFIPVQLSWHKAKPTSPSDGNATSLGETMDNCDSSLSRTYAISSSLISFYIPVAIMIVTYTRIYRIAQKQIRRISALERAAVHAKNCQTTTGNGNPAECSQPESSFKMSFKRETKVLKTLSVIMGVFVCCWLPFFILNCMVPFCGSGETKPFCIDSITFDVFVWFGWANSSLNPIIYAFNADFRKAFSTLLGCYRLCPTTNNAIETVSINNNGAVVFSSHHEPRGSISKDCNLVYLIPHAVGSSQDLKKEEACGMARPLEKLSPALSVILDYDTDVSLEKIQPITQNGQHPT